A part of Neovison vison isolate M4711 chromosome 6, ASM_NN_V1, whole genome shotgun sequence genomic DNA contains:
- the LOC122910037 gene encoding olfactory receptor 5AC1-like, translated as MKYSCGHENSQQLHQFVISFSESDGNKTQVTEFVLTGLTNLPGLQVPLFLMFLVIYFTTMLGNLGLIFLIWKDPHLHTPMYLLLGSLAFADACSSSSVTPRMLMNFLSNNHMISLVECITQFYIFASSANTECFLLVVMAYDRYVAICKPLLYPVVMSNIFCIQLLSVSYIIGFLHPMMHVSLLFRLTFCKSNVIHYFYCEILQLFKISCTDPKVNMLLIFIFSVFIQSITFMTIIISYSYVLLTILKKKSEKGRSKAFSTCSAHLLSVSLFYGTLFFMYVRPGSGLAENQDKIYSVFYTILIPLLNPFIYSLRNKEVIGALRRIINT; from the exons ATGAAGTACAGCTGTGGACATGAAAACAGCCAGCAGCTTCATCAGTTTG tGATTAGCTTCAGTGAATCTGATGGAAACAAAACACAGGTGACTGAGTTTGTTCTCACAGGACTTACAAATCTTCCAGGGCTTCAAGTCCCCCTGTTCCTGATGTTCTTGGTCATCTACTTCACTACCATGTTGGGCAACCTTGGactaatttttcttatttggaaGGACCCCCACCttcacacccccatgtacttacTCCTTGGCAGTTTGGCCTTTGCAGATGCTTGTTCCTCATCCTCTGTGACTCCCAGGATGCTAATGAATTTTTTATCTAACAATCATATGATATCCCTGGTTGAATGCATCacccaattttatatttttgcttccaGTGCCAACACAGAATGTTTCCTTCTGGTagtgatggcctatgaccgctatgtagCCATATGCAAACCTTTGCTTTACCCAGTGGTGATGTCCAATATCTTCTGCATTCAATTATTAAGTGTTTCGTATATTATTGGGTTTCTTCATCCTATGATGCATGTTAGTTTATTATTTAGATTAACTTTCTGCAAGTCCAATGTAATACATTATTTCTACTGTGAAATTTTACAACTGTTTAAGATTTCCTGTACTGATCCTAAAGTTAATATGCtcctgatttttatattttcagtctttATACAATCTATCACTTTTATGACAATTATCATCTCTTACTCCTATGTCCTCCtcacaattctgaaaaagaagtctgaaaaggGCAGGAGCAAAGCTTTCTCCACGTGCAGCGCCCAcctactctctgtctctttgttctATGGCACTCTCTTCTTCATGTATGTGCGTCCTGGGTCTGGACTAGCTGaaaatcaagataaaatatattctgtattttatacaATATTAATCCCCCTGTTAAATCCTTTTATTTACAGTCTGAGAAACAAAGAGGTGATAGGTGCCTTGAGgagaataataaatacataa